Proteins from a genomic interval of Stenotrophomonas maltophilia R551-3:
- the dbpA gene encoding ATP-dependent RNA helicase DbpA, whose translation MTDFSTLPLSPALQPGLDALGYTTLTPVQAQSLPAILDGRDVIAQAPTGSGKTAAFGLGLLQAIDPSLIRVQALVLCPTRELADQVGKQIRKLATGIPNLKLLLLVGGVPLGPQLASLEGHDPHVVVGTPGRVQELARKRALNLGAVRTLVLDEADRMLDMGFEEPIREIAGRTHKDRQSLLFSATFPDSIRAMARDLLREAVEVTVEGADQAPAIRHMFCEVEPAHRQKALAGLLLKYTPESAVVFCNTRKDVDEVANSLQQFGFSALALHGDMEQRDREEVLLLLANRSCNVLVASDVAARGLDVEELAAVINYELPTDVESYQHRVGRTGRAGASGLAISLVAGREKTRAEAIEAQMGQPLDWQKTPLATSRPAELPQAAMRTLRIDGGKTDKLRPGDILGALTGDAGLSSKFIGKIAIFPTRSYVAIAREQANKAVAKLEAGKIKGRRFRVRMM comes from the coding sequence ATGACTGACTTCTCGACCCTGCCGCTGAGCCCGGCCCTGCAGCCCGGCCTGGATGCCCTCGGCTACACCACTCTCACCCCCGTGCAGGCGCAGAGCCTGCCGGCCATCCTCGATGGCCGCGATGTGATCGCACAGGCGCCAACCGGCAGCGGCAAGACCGCCGCCTTCGGCCTGGGCCTGCTGCAGGCGATCGACCCCAGCCTGATCCGCGTGCAGGCGCTGGTGCTGTGCCCGACCCGCGAACTGGCCGACCAGGTCGGCAAGCAGATCCGCAAGCTGGCCACCGGCATTCCCAACCTGAAGCTGTTGCTGCTGGTCGGCGGCGTGCCGCTGGGCCCGCAGCTGGCGTCGCTGGAAGGCCACGACCCGCACGTGGTGGTCGGCACGCCCGGCCGCGTGCAGGAGCTGGCACGCAAGCGCGCGCTGAATCTTGGCGCGGTGCGCACGCTGGTGCTGGACGAGGCCGACCGCATGCTCGACATGGGCTTCGAGGAGCCGATCCGCGAGATCGCCGGCCGCACCCACAAGGACCGCCAGAGCCTGCTGTTCTCCGCCACCTTCCCGGACAGCATCCGCGCCATGGCGCGTGACCTGCTGCGCGAGGCAGTGGAAGTGACCGTGGAAGGCGCCGACCAGGCACCGGCCATCCGCCACATGTTCTGCGAGGTGGAACCGGCGCACCGCCAGAAGGCACTGGCCGGCCTGCTGCTGAAGTACACGCCGGAATCGGCGGTGGTGTTCTGCAACACCCGCAAGGACGTGGACGAAGTAGCCAACTCGCTGCAGCAGTTCGGCTTCTCCGCACTGGCCCTGCACGGCGACATGGAGCAGCGCGACCGCGAGGAAGTCTTGTTGTTGCTGGCCAACCGCAGCTGCAACGTGTTGGTGGCCAGCGACGTGGCCGCACGCGGCCTGGACGTGGAAGAGCTGGCGGCGGTGATCAACTACGAGCTGCCGACCGACGTGGAGAGCTATCAGCACCGCGTGGGCCGTACTGGCCGTGCCGGTGCCAGCGGCCTGGCGATCAGCCTGGTGGCCGGCCGCGAGAAGACCCGCGCCGAAGCCATCGAAGCGCAGATGGGGCAGCCGCTGGACTGGCAGAAGACGCCGCTGGCGACTTCGCGCCCGGCCGAGCTGCCGCAGGCCGCGATGCGCACGCTGCGTATCGACGGTGGCAAGACCGACAAGCTGCGCCCGGGCGATATCCTCGGTGCACTGACCGGCGACGCCGGCCTGTCGAGCAAGTTCATCGGCAAGATCGCGATCTTCCCGACCCGCTCCTATGTGGCGATCGCGCGTGAGCAGGCCAACAAGGCCGTGGCCAAGCTGGAAGCCGGCAAGATCAAGGGCCGACGTTTCCGCGTGCGGATGATGTAA
- a CDS encoding YeiH family protein, giving the protein MNAPALSSWSLPALRQRWQPRLPGLLLVGLIAAASLYLAELPWLQAHGLSALTVAIVAGIVVGNTLYPRLAPSSAAGVGFSKHWLLRAGIVLYGLRLTFQDIGHVGVTGVLMDVLVVASTFGLACWLGMRVFKMEREAAMLIGAGSAICGAAAVMAAEPVVRGRAAQVTVAVSTVVVFGTLAMFLYPALYALVQSHGWLAMDAQQYGLFTGATVHEVAQVVAAGRAVNEAAADTAVITKMVRVMLLAPFLVALSLWLARDGKASADGSKARIVVPWFAFGFVAVAGFNSLHLLPAGLQTGLVQLDTVLLAMAMAALGLTTHVSALRQAGLKPLLLALILFGWLLFGGLAIHQGVLAVLG; this is encoded by the coding sequence ATGAACGCCCCCGCTCTCTCCTCCTGGTCCCTGCCCGCCCTGCGTCAACGCTGGCAGCCACGCCTGCCCGGCCTGCTGCTGGTGGGCCTGATCGCGGCGGCGTCGCTGTACCTGGCCGAGCTGCCCTGGCTGCAGGCGCACGGTCTGAGCGCGCTGACCGTGGCCATCGTCGCCGGCATCGTGGTCGGCAACACCCTCTACCCGCGGCTGGCGCCGAGCAGCGCGGCCGGCGTGGGCTTCTCCAAGCACTGGCTGCTGCGCGCCGGCATCGTGCTGTATGGCCTGCGCCTGACCTTCCAGGACATCGGCCATGTCGGCGTCACCGGCGTGCTGATGGACGTGCTGGTGGTCGCCAGCACCTTCGGCCTGGCCTGCTGGCTGGGCATGCGCGTGTTCAAGATGGAACGCGAGGCGGCGATGCTGATCGGTGCCGGCAGCGCGATCTGCGGCGCGGCGGCGGTGATGGCCGCCGAACCGGTGGTGCGCGGCCGTGCTGCGCAGGTCACGGTGGCGGTGTCGACGGTGGTGGTGTTCGGCACGCTGGCGATGTTCCTGTATCCCGCCCTGTATGCGCTGGTGCAGTCGCACGGCTGGCTGGCGATGGACGCGCAGCAGTACGGCCTGTTCACCGGTGCGACGGTGCATGAAGTGGCACAGGTAGTGGCGGCTGGCCGCGCGGTCAACGAAGCGGCGGCCGATACCGCAGTGATCACGAAGATGGTGCGGGTGATGCTGCTGGCACCGTTCCTGGTCGCGCTGTCGCTGTGGCTGGCGCGTGACGGCAAGGCCAGCGCCGACGGCAGCAAGGCGCGCATCGTGGTGCCGTGGTTCGCTTTTGGTTTCGTGGCGGTGGCCGGGTTCAACTCGCTGCATCTGCTGCCGGCCGGCCTTCAGACGGGGCTGGTGCAGCTGGATACCGTGCTGCTGGCGATGGCGATGGCCGCGCTGGGCCTGACCACCCACGTTTCGGCGCTGCGCCAGGCCGGCCTGAAGCCGCTGCTGCTGGCGCTGATCCTGTTCGGCTGGCTGCTGTTCGGCGGGCTGGCGATACACCAGGGTGTGCTGGCGGTGCTGGGCTGA
- a CDS encoding LysR family transcriptional regulator codes for MRLTLRQLQVFVAIADHGSTTAAGQAIALSQSASSAALQELEAHFGTPLFDRIGRRLALNGHGRALLEPARTLLVNAADLERQLAAGGDPAQGAPLRLVLAASTTIGNYLLPPRIAELLRQAPQAEVDLRIDNSAGVVAAVQRLDVDAGLIEGPCHERGLQVTAWQQDPLVIVAAADAPARWTLDQLRRARWLLREPGSGTREAVEQALLPHLRGFAQTLQLGNTEAIKQAAIAGLGLACLSRHALEEPLALGRLRVLETPLPALQRTLWLVRHPGKQWLPGLQALLGEVQ; via the coding sequence ATGCGCCTGACCTTGCGCCAGCTGCAGGTCTTTGTTGCCATCGCCGACCACGGCAGCACCACTGCCGCCGGCCAGGCCATTGCGCTCTCGCAGTCGGCCAGCAGCGCCGCCCTGCAGGAGCTGGAGGCGCACTTCGGCACCCCGCTGTTCGACCGCATCGGCCGCCGCCTGGCGCTGAACGGCCACGGCCGCGCCCTGTTGGAACCCGCGCGCACGCTGCTGGTCAACGCCGCCGACCTCGAGCGCCAGCTCGCCGCCGGCGGTGACCCCGCGCAAGGCGCACCACTGCGGCTGGTGCTGGCCGCCAGTACCACCATCGGCAACTACCTGCTGCCGCCACGCATCGCCGAACTGCTGCGGCAGGCGCCACAGGCCGAGGTCGACCTGCGTATCGACAACAGTGCCGGCGTGGTCGCCGCCGTGCAGCGCCTGGATGTGGACGCCGGCCTGATCGAAGGCCCGTGCCACGAGCGCGGCCTGCAGGTCACGGCCTGGCAGCAGGACCCGTTGGTGATTGTGGCTGCCGCCGACGCCCCCGCGCGCTGGACGCTGGATCAACTGCGCCGCGCACGCTGGCTGCTGCGCGAGCCCGGCTCAGGCACCCGCGAGGCCGTCGAACAGGCGTTGTTGCCGCATCTGCGCGGTTTCGCGCAGACCCTGCAGCTGGGCAATACCGAAGCGATCAAGCAGGCCGCCATCGCCGGTCTTGGCCTGGCCTGCCTCTCGCGTCATGCACTGGAAGAGCCGCTGGCTCTCGGCCGCCTGCGCGTGCTCGAGACCCCGTTGCCCGCCCTGCAGCGCACCCTGTGGCTGGTACGTCACCCGGGCAAGCAATGGTTGCCGGGGTTGCAGGCGTTGTTGGGGGAGGTGCAGTAG
- a CDS encoding ATP-binding cassette domain-containing protein produces the protein MPLITLQNVDFSVGGPLLLEKAELSIEPGERIALIGRNGAGKSTLLKLLSGDHKPDDGEVRVQQGVRVTRLEQEVPHGAAGSVFDVVADGLGELGQWLAEFHHLSHAEVFDGEALGNVQAKIDAANGWGLDQRVSETLTKLDLDGEAEFGRLSGGMKRRVLLARALVSSPDVLLLDEPTNHLDIEAIDWLEAFLKGWSGSVVFVTHDRRFLRALATRIVEIDRGQVTSWPGDWANYERRREERLNAQAQENARFDKLLAQEEVWIRQGIKARRTRDEGRVRRLKAMRNERSARRDLSGNVKMEAAQGVSSGKKVIDVKDISFAFGERTMVRDFSTTILRGDRIGLIGPNGSGKTTLLKLLLGELQPQKGEVNPGTNLQIAYFDQYRAVLREDWSAIENVAEGRDFLEFNGKRKHVHAYLQDFMFTPERARAPITRLSGGERNRLLLAKLFAQPSNLLVMDEPTNDLDVETLELLEELLGEYTGTLLLVSHDRDFIDNVVTSTLVMEGDGVIGEYVGGYSDWQRYASSIAAAPTAVAAAKPATAAPAAAAATPAAPKRKLAYKEARELEQLPKTIEKLEGDVEGLTSAMNDPSFYTRSSAEVTAHTQQLAKVQAELDAAYARWEELEG, from the coding sequence ATGCCTCTGATTACCCTACAGAACGTCGACTTCAGCGTCGGCGGCCCGTTGTTGCTGGAAAAGGCCGAACTGTCGATCGAGCCGGGCGAACGCATCGCCCTGATCGGCCGCAACGGCGCCGGCAAATCCACCCTGCTCAAGCTGCTGTCCGGCGACCACAAGCCCGATGACGGAGAAGTGCGCGTGCAGCAGGGCGTGCGCGTCACCCGCCTGGAGCAGGAAGTGCCGCATGGCGCCGCCGGCTCGGTGTTCGACGTCGTCGCCGATGGCCTCGGCGAACTGGGCCAGTGGCTGGCCGAATTCCACCACCTCAGCCATGCAGAGGTGTTCGATGGCGAAGCGCTCGGCAACGTGCAGGCCAAGATCGACGCCGCCAACGGCTGGGGCCTGGACCAGCGCGTCAGCGAAACCCTGACCAAGCTCGACCTGGACGGCGAGGCCGAGTTCGGCCGCCTGTCCGGCGGCATGAAGCGCCGCGTGCTGCTGGCCCGCGCGCTGGTGTCCAGCCCGGACGTACTGCTGCTGGACGAACCGACCAACCACCTCGACATCGAAGCCATTGATTGGCTGGAAGCGTTCCTGAAGGGCTGGAGCGGCAGCGTGGTGTTCGTCACCCATGACCGCCGCTTCCTGCGCGCATTGGCCACCCGCATCGTCGAGATCGACCGCGGCCAGGTCACCAGCTGGCCGGGCGACTGGGCCAACTACGAGCGCCGCCGCGAGGAACGCCTCAACGCGCAGGCGCAGGAAAACGCCCGCTTCGACAAGCTGCTGGCGCAGGAAGAAGTCTGGATCCGGCAGGGCATCAAGGCCCGCCGTACCCGCGACGAAGGCCGCGTACGTCGCCTGAAGGCGATGCGCAACGAGCGCTCCGCGCGCCGCGACCTCAGTGGCAACGTCAAGATGGAAGCGGCCCAGGGCGTCAGCTCGGGCAAGAAGGTCATCGACGTCAAGGACATTTCGTTCGCCTTCGGCGAGCGCACCATGGTCCGTGACTTCAGCACCACCATCCTGCGCGGCGACCGCATCGGCCTGATCGGTCCCAACGGCAGCGGCAAGACCACGCTGCTGAAGCTGCTGCTGGGCGAATTGCAGCCGCAGAAGGGTGAAGTCAATCCCGGCACCAATCTGCAGATCGCCTATTTCGACCAGTACCGCGCGGTGCTGCGTGAAGACTGGAGCGCGATCGAGAACGTGGCCGAAGGCCGCGATTTCCTCGAGTTCAACGGCAAGCGCAAGCACGTGCATGCCTACCTGCAGGACTTCATGTTCACCCCGGAACGTGCGCGTGCGCCGATCACCCGACTGTCCGGTGGCGAGCGCAACCGCCTGTTGCTGGCCAAGCTGTTCGCACAGCCGTCCAACCTGCTGGTGATGGACGAACCGACCAACGACCTGGACGTGGAAACCCTGGAGCTGCTGGAAGAGCTGCTGGGCGAGTACACCGGCACCCTGCTGCTGGTCAGCCACGATCGTGACTTCATCGACAACGTGGTGACCTCCACGCTGGTGATGGAAGGCGACGGTGTGATCGGTGAGTACGTCGGTGGCTACAGCGACTGGCAGCGGTACGCCAGCAGCATTGCCGCCGCGCCGACGGCGGTGGCTGCTGCCAAGCCGGCCACCGCCGCACCCGCTGCAGCGGCCGCTACGCCGGCAGCCCCCAAGCGCAAGCTGGCCTACAAGGAAGCGCGCGAGCTGGAGCAGCTGCCGAAGACCATCGAGAAGCTGGAAGGCGACGTCGAAGGGCTGACCTCGGCGATGAACGACCCGTCGTTCTACACCCGCAGCAGTGCCGAAGTAACCGCGCACACCCAGCAGCTGGCCAAGGTGCAGGCCGAGCTGGATGCGGCTTACGCGCGCTGGGAAGAGCTGGAAGGCTGA
- a CDS encoding IS110-like element ISStma4 family transposase, protein MQFIGIDAAKATFDIALPLSHGKYRTKAKLPNTPKGFDELLAWRAKHAPNAAVGMEATGIYHEALAQALVEAGVVVHVANPARVKAFGQAEGMRTKTDRSDAKLIARFFEAQRSEKLYPYVPPTPSEVKLRALVRRRDDLQEMLQMEHNRLDVADISVQQGIKDVIRTLEEQIKQVQKAIEDHIDNDPDLRRRHQLLTSIPGVGNTSSAQLLAMLGDLSKYSDVRQVVAHAGLNPAQRQSGNYEGKCRISRVGDANFRKKLYMPALTGKTHNPTLKSFADRLSAKGKPFKVVMCAVMRKLIHLIWGVLRSGRPFEPDVALA, encoded by the coding sequence ATGCAATTTATCGGCATCGACGCAGCCAAGGCGACTTTTGACATCGCCCTGCCTCTATCTCACGGCAAGTATCGAACCAAGGCCAAACTCCCCAATACGCCAAAGGGTTTTGATGAGCTTCTGGCCTGGCGCGCCAAACATGCGCCGAACGCGGCGGTAGGTATGGAGGCTACAGGCATCTATCACGAGGCCTTGGCTCAAGCACTGGTGGAAGCGGGGGTAGTGGTTCATGTGGCCAATCCCGCCCGAGTAAAGGCGTTTGGGCAGGCGGAGGGGATGCGGACCAAGACTGACCGCAGCGACGCCAAGCTGATTGCCCGGTTTTTTGAGGCACAACGCTCGGAAAAGCTGTATCCCTACGTTCCACCGACGCCCTCGGAGGTGAAGCTGCGCGCCTTGGTACGGCGTCGAGATGACCTCCAGGAAATGCTGCAGATGGAGCACAACCGCCTGGACGTTGCCGATATCTCGGTCCAGCAAGGGATCAAGGATGTGATCCGGACGTTGGAAGAGCAGATCAAGCAGGTCCAGAAGGCGATTGAGGACCATATCGATAACGATCCGGACCTGCGCCGGCGTCATCAACTGCTTACCAGCATCCCCGGTGTAGGCAACACCAGCAGTGCCCAGCTGTTGGCCATGCTGGGGGATCTAAGCAAATACAGCGACGTGCGCCAGGTGGTTGCCCACGCGGGCCTGAATCCGGCCCAGCGTCAATCAGGAAACTACGAAGGCAAATGCCGGATATCACGCGTCGGCGACGCCAATTTCCGCAAAAAGCTGTACATGCCGGCGCTGACCGGGAAGACCCACAACCCCACACTGAAGTCCTTTGCAGACCGGCTCAGCGCGAAAGGCAAGCCCTTCAAGGTCGTCATGTGTGCAGTGATGCGCAAGCTCATCCATCTGATTTGGGGCGTACTGAGAAGTGGCCGACCCTTTGAGCCTGACGTCGCCCTTGCCTAG
- a CDS encoding c-type cytochrome has protein sequence MSKAAHPMRHAIALSVALLLAACSQSQVENSEKSAADPGHASGEHGSSSSAGLPPGREAAGEARAKVKSKATNQSCIDCHGADGNAPIDATYPKLGGQYGDYLAHALQAYRAGDRQHALMTPQAKDLSDQDIADLAAYFGSRPSQLRDLHGVK, from the coding sequence ATGTCGAAAGCCGCGCATCCGATGCGTCACGCCATCGCCCTGTCCGTTGCCCTGCTGCTGGCCGCCTGTTCACAGTCGCAGGTGGAAAACAGCGAGAAATCCGCCGCCGACCCGGGCCATGCCAGCGGCGAACACGGCTCTTCATCCTCCGCCGGCCTGCCACCGGGCCGCGAGGCCGCCGGTGAAGCCCGCGCCAAGGTGAAGAGCAAGGCCACCAACCAGAGCTGCATCGACTGCCACGGCGCCGACGGCAATGCGCCGATCGATGCGACCTATCCGAAGCTGGGTGGGCAGTACGGTGACTACCTGGCGCATGCGCTGCAGGCCTACCGTGCCGGCGACCGCCAGCATGCGCTGATGACGCCACAGGCGAAGGACCTGAGTGATCAGGACATCGCCGATCTGGCGGCGTATTTCGGCAGCCGACCGAGCCAGCTGCGGGATCTGCACGGGGTTAAATAG
- a CDS encoding c-type cytochrome produces MRPQPLAACLALAVLLPLGAAAQPAPAPATPAPAPAPAAAPQATAPTGNFDNGRVLAYTCQGCHGITGYKNAYPSYRVPKIGGQTQQYLAQALTEYRQGKRRHPTMQAQSMSFSEQEIADLSVYLSTVK; encoded by the coding sequence ATGCGCCCGCAGCCGCTCGCCGCTTGTCTCGCTCTGGCCGTCCTCCTGCCCCTCGGGGCCGCCGCACAGCCCGCTCCTGCTCCTGCCACACCCGCCCCGGCTCCGGCGCCCGCCGCCGCGCCGCAGGCCACCGCTCCCACCGGCAATTTCGACAATGGCCGGGTACTGGCCTATACCTGCCAGGGGTGCCACGGCATCACCGGCTACAAGAACGCCTACCCCAGCTACCGGGTGCCGAAGATCGGCGGCCAGACCCAGCAGTACCTGGCCCAGGCCCTGACCGAGTACCGGCAGGGCAAGCGCAGGCATCCGACGATGCAGGCGCAGTCGATGAGTTTCAGCGAACAGGAGATCGCCGATCTCTCTGTTTACCTGTCCACCGTCAAGTAA
- a CDS encoding efflux RND transporter periplasmic adaptor subunit, whose amino-acid sequence MSHPTFLSGRRSGICAAALLISTSLLLGGCAAGPNSEAKAAETKEEKKVDAVPVEVAVASHRAVAASYTGTAALEPRAESQVVAKTSGVALAVLVEEGQRVTAGQPLVRLDPDRARLAVAQSEAQMRKLENNYQRAQKLVGQQMVSAADVDQLRYDLENVRAQYRLATLELSYTTVVAPISGVIASRSIKTGNFVQINTPIFRIVDNSRLEATLNVPERELATLRAGQPVTLAADALPGQSFTGTVDRIAPVVDSGSGTFRVVSAFDGAAHALQPGMFGRIRIDYDQRADALVVPRLALLDDGEPAVFRVREGKVARVPVKLGYAEGPWVEIRDGLAAGDQVVTAGKVALRDGTAVQVIADPKAKAKTVAAAAKPADKAGSKQ is encoded by the coding sequence ATGTCGCACCCAACCTTCCTGTCCGGCCGTCGCAGCGGAATCTGCGCTGCCGCACTGCTGATCTCCACCTCCCTGCTGCTGGGCGGTTGCGCCGCAGGGCCCAATTCCGAAGCCAAGGCCGCCGAGACCAAGGAGGAGAAGAAGGTCGATGCGGTCCCGGTCGAAGTGGCCGTGGCCAGCCACCGTGCCGTCGCCGCCAGCTACACCGGCACCGCTGCGCTGGAGCCGCGTGCCGAATCGCAGGTGGTCGCCAAGACCTCCGGCGTGGCGCTGGCGGTGCTGGTCGAAGAAGGCCAGCGGGTCACTGCCGGCCAGCCGCTGGTACGTCTGGACCCGGACCGCGCTCGGCTGGCTGTGGCGCAGAGCGAAGCGCAGATGCGCAAGCTGGAAAACAACTACCAGCGCGCGCAGAAACTGGTTGGCCAGCAGATGGTCAGCGCCGCCGACGTCGACCAGCTGCGTTACGACCTGGAAAACGTACGCGCGCAGTACCGCCTGGCCACGCTGGAACTGTCCTACACCACGGTGGTGGCGCCGATCTCCGGCGTGATCGCGTCGCGCTCGATCAAGACCGGCAACTTCGTGCAGATCAACACGCCGATCTTCCGCATCGTCGACAACTCGCGGCTGGAAGCCACCCTCAACGTGCCCGAGCGCGAGCTGGCCACCCTGCGCGCTGGCCAGCCGGTGACGCTGGCCGCCGACGCGCTGCCGGGCCAGAGCTTCACCGGTACGGTCGATCGCATCGCGCCGGTGGTGGATTCGGGCAGTGGCACGTTTCGCGTGGTCAGCGCCTTCGACGGCGCCGCGCACGCGCTGCAGCCCGGCATGTTCGGTCGTATCCGCATCGATTACGACCAGCGTGCCGATGCGCTCGTGGTGCCGCGCCTGGCGTTGCTCGACGACGGTGAACCGGCGGTGTTCCGGGTGCGCGAAGGCAAGGTCGCACGCGTTCCGGTCAAGCTGGGTTACGCCGAGGGCCCGTGGGTGGAGATCCGTGATGGCCTGGCGGCCGGTGATCAGGTGGTCACCGCCGGCAAGGTCGCCCTGCGCGACGGCACCGCAGTGCAGGTGATCGCCGATCCGAAGGCAAAGGCGAAGACGGTCGCAGCGGCCGCCAAGCCGGCAGACAAGGCCGGGAGCAAGCAATGA